In Macadamia integrifolia cultivar HAES 741 chromosome 5, SCU_Mint_v3, whole genome shotgun sequence, a single window of DNA contains:
- the LOC122079371 gene encoding signal recognition particle 54 kDa protein 2-like isoform X2: protein MGNEAIFMEEANKWLEELGRRRFSQDIQYTSLKGLQIVQAQKDSLLLNHILHKEFADRTGNCHVGAIAYIIDAVGAAAIATYTGDLKVSVDFNISYFSTVKIEEEVEIEAKVVAHRGKLSLTTMEFRRKKDGVVVALGEDGKGAILGLLKGIQLAKYMIVPTFFQVKYVLSKKYVTHASMQPNKSYMESDPVKIAEEGVERFKKENCDLIIVDTSGRHKQEAALFEEMHQVSEATKPDLVMFVMDSSIGQAAFDQAQAFKQSVSVGAVIVTKMDGHAKGGGALSAVAATKSPVIFIGTGEHIDEFEVFDVKPFVSRLLGMGDLSGFMDKIHEVVPMDQQPELLQKLSEGNFTLCIMYEQFQNILKMGPIGQVFSMLPGFSAELMPKGRERESQAKIKRYMTMMDSMTNEELDSSNPKLMNESRIMRIARDSGRAVREVMDMLEEYKRLAKIWSKMKGLKLPKKGDMSALSRTMNAQHTSKVLPPQMLKQIGGMGGLQSLMKQMGSSKDMMGGVWRGQMVRIKWGIQIGAITQKGIRIKVCTGSKH, encoded by the exons ATGGGAAACGAAGCGATCTTCATGGAAGAAGCAAATAAATGGTTAGAAGAGCTTGGGCGGAGACGCTTCAGCCAAGATATCCAATACACATCGCTTAAAGGTCTCCAGATCGTGCAAGCCCAGAAGGATTCTTTACTCCTCAATCACATCCTTCACAAAGAATTTGCA GATAGAACAGGGAATTGCCATGTGGGAGCGATAGCTTACATAATCGATGCAGTTGGGGCGGCAGCTATAGCTACTTACACAGGCGACCTCAAAGTCTCTGTTGATTTCAACATTTCTTACTTCTCAACTGTTAAAATCGAG GAAGAGGTGGAGATTGAAGCTAAGGTAGTAGCACACAGAGGGAAGCTTTCATTGACGACAATGGAGTTTCGGAGGAAGAAGGATGGAGTGGTGGTTGCTTTGG GAGAAGATGGTAAAGGAGCAATTTTAGGACTACTCAAGGGTATTCAGCTGGCAAAATACATGATTGTGCCCACCTTTTTCCAAGTAAAATATgttctttcaaaaaaatatgtaaCACATGCATCCATGCAACCAAATAAGAG TTATATGGAATCAGATCCTGTGAAAATtgcagaggaaggtgtggaaaggtttaagaaggaaaattgtgacCTTATTATTGTAGACACAAGTGGGCGCCACAAACAGGAAGCTGCTCTCTTTGAAGAAATGCATCAAGTGTCTGAAGCAACG AAACCCGATCTTGTTATGTTTGTTATGGATAGCAGTATTGGTCAGGCTGCATTTGATCAAGCTCAAGCATTTAAACAAAGTGTTTCTGTTGGGGCTGTTATTGTTACCAAAATGGATGGGCATGCAAAAGGAGGCGGTGCTCTTAGTGC TGTTGCTGCCACAAAGAGCCCTGTCATATTTATTGGAACTGGAGAACACATAGATGAGTTTGAAGTTTTTGATGTTAAGCCATTTGTCAGCCGCCTTTTAG GCATGGGTGATTTGTCGGGTTTCATGGACAAAATTCATGAAGTTGTGCCTATGGATCAACAGCCTGAGCTTCTGCAGAAGCTTTCTGAAGGGAATTTTACTTTGTGTATCATGTATGAGCAATTCCAGAACATACTCAAAATGGGTCCTATTGGCCAG GTTTTCTCGATGCTCCCGGGATTTAGTGCCGAGCTAATGCCCAAGGGTCGTGAAAGAGAGAGTCAAGCAAAGATCAAACGTTACATGACTATGATGGATTCCATGACCAATGAGG agtTGGATAGTTCGAACCCAAAGCTTATGAATGAGTCTCGGATCATGCGGATAGCTCGGGATTCTGGTCGTGCTGTTAGGGAAGTTATGGATATGTTGGAAGAATATAAGCGGCTTGCCAAGATCTGGAGCAAAATGAAAGGCCTCAAGCTTCCAAAGAAGGGTGACATGAGTGCATTATCTCGAACTATGAATGCGCAACACACGAGCAAAGTCCTTCCACCACAAATGCTTAAGCAAATTGGTGGCATGGGCGGCCTACAAAGCCTGATGAAGCAAATGGGTTCTTCAAAAGATATGATGGGGGGTGTTTGGAGGGGACAAATGGTACGAATAAAATGGGGAATCCAGATTGGAGCTATTACGCAGAAGGGCATAAGGATTAAGGTTTGTACAGGATCAAAGCATTAA
- the LOC122079510 gene encoding cytidine deaminase 1-like, protein MERNQFVIEAAEVESMAKESGLSVLQLLPSLVKSAQKLARPPISKYHVGAVGLGSNGWIFLGANVEFPGLPLHHSIHAEQFLVTNAAIHGETQLKYIAVSSAPCGHCHQFLQEIRGTSKMKILVTSIENGGVDHQNDDDEAFSFRPLSTFLPHRFGPDDLLERDVPLLLELHHNSDNHHVENNVINGDVNCNSDVADHEKKSKCAALEAANKSHAPYNVCPSGVALMEVEGRIYKGSYMESAVYNPSLRPVQAALVSYLAASGGGGYDRIIAGALVEKEGAVVVQDGTARLLLFSVSPRCDFQVFHCRASSSSSSYNCKRLST, encoded by the coding sequence ATGGAGAGAAACCAATTTGTGATCGAAGCAGCGGAAGTGGAATCAATGGCGAAAGAATCAGGGCTTTCCGTTCTGCAACTGCTACCATCCCTCGTGAAATCAGCCCAGAAACTGGCTAGGCCTCCAATATCAAAGTACCATGTCGGAGCCGTAGGATTAGGTTCCAATGGCTGGATCTTCCTGGGTGCGAACGTCGAGTTCCCAGGTCTTCCCCTTCACCATTCCATCCATGCAGAGCAGTTCCTGGTAACCAACGCTGCCATCCATGGCGAGACACAATTGAAATACATCGCCGTCTCATCTGCTCCTTGCGGCCATTGCCATCAGTTCTTGCAGGAAATTCGTGGCACTTCCAAGATGAAGATCCTCGTCACCTCCATCGAGAATGGTGGAGTAGACCATCAAAATGATGACGACGAAGCCTTCTCATTCCGGCCTCTCTCCACCTTCCTCCCTCACCGATTCGGCCCTGACGATCTCCTCGAAAGAGATGTCCCTTTACTCCTAGAGCTACATCACAACAGCGACAACCACCACGTTGAGAATAACGTCATCAATGGAGACGTCAACTGCAACAGCGATGTTGCAGATCACGAGAAAAAGTCGAAATGCGCAGCCTTGGAGGCAGCCAACAAATCACATGCTCCCTACAATGTGTGCCCCTCAGGTGTAGCCCTCATGGAAGTAGAGGGAAGAATCTATAAAGGGTCGTACATGGAATCGGCGGTGTATAATCCAAGTTTGAGACCCGTCCAGGCGGCGCTGGTGTCGTATCTGGCGGCGAGTGGTGGAGGTGGGTATGATAGGATCATAGCTGGAGCTTTAGTGGAGAAGGAAGGAGCGGTGGTGGTACAAGATGGCACGGCACGGCTTCTGTTGTTCTCTGTTTCGCCCAGATGTGATTTTCAAGTATTTCATTGcagagcttcttcttcttcttcttcttacaaCTGTAAAAGGTTATCTACTTAG
- the LOC122079372 gene encoding cytidine deaminase 1-like — translation MIRKMEGNQFVIEAAEVESMAKESGLSVLQLLPSLVKSAQKLARPPISKYHVGAIGLGSDGRIFLGGNVEFPGLPLHHSIHAEQFLVTNAVIHGETQLKYIAVSSAPCGHCRQFLQEIRGASEMKILVTSTENGGGDHQNDEDEAFSFLPLSTFLPHRFGPDDLLESDVPLLLEPRHNALAFIDGVNHHVENNVINGDVNCNSDVADHEKKLKCAALEAANKSHAPYSVCPSGVALMDVEGRIYKGSYMESAAYNPSLGPVQAALVSYLAASGGGGYDRIVAGVLVEKEGAVVVQDGTARLLLLSVSPRCDFRVFHCRASSSSYNCERLST, via the coding sequence ATGATCAGAAAAATGGAGGGAAACCAATTCGTGATCGAAGCAGCGGAAGTGGAATCAATGGCGAAAGAATCAGGGCTTTCCGTTCTGCAACTGCTACCATCCCTCGTGAAATCAGCCCAGAAACTGGCTAGGCCTCCAATATCAAAGTACCATGTCGGAGCCATAGGATTAGGTTCCGATGGCCGGATCTTCCTGGGTGGGAACGTCGAGTTCCCAGGTCTTCCCCTTCATCATTCCATCCACGCGGAGCAGTTCCTGGTAACCAACGCCGTCATCCATGGCGAGACACAATTGAAATACATCGCCGTCTCATCTGCTCCCTGCGGCCATTGCCGTCAGTTCTTGCAGGAAATTCGTGGCGCTTCCGAGATGAAGATCCTCGTCACCTCCACCGAGAATGGCGGAGGAGACCATCAAAATGATGAAGACGAAGCCTTCTCATTCCTGCCTCTCTCCACCTTCCTCCCTCACCGATTCGGCCCTGACGATCTCCTCGAGAGCGATGTCCCTTTACTCCTAGAGCCACGTCACAACGCTCTCGCTTTCATCGACGGCGTCAACCACCACGTCGAGAACAACGTCATCAACGGAGACGTCAACTGCAACAGCGATGTTGCAGATCACGAGAAAAAGTTGAAATGTGCAGCCCTGGAGGCAGCCAACAAATCACATGCTCCCTACAGTGTGTGCCCCTCAGGGGTAGCCCTCATGGACGTAGAGGGAAGAATCTATAAAGGGTCGTACATGGAATCAGCGGCGTATAATCCAAGCTTGGGACCCGTGCAGGCGGCGCTGGTGTCGTATCTGGCGGCGAGTGGCGGAGGTGGGTATGATAGGATCGTAGCTGGAGTGTTAGTGGAGAAGGAAGGAGCGGTAGTGGTACAAGACGGCACGGCACGGCTTCTTTTGCTCTCTGTTTCGCCCAGATGTGATTTTCGCGTATTTCATTGccgagcttcttcttcttcttacaaCTGTGAAAGGTTATCCACTTAG